From Vicugna pacos chromosome 6, VicPac4, whole genome shotgun sequence, a single genomic window includes:
- the TMX1 gene encoding thioredoxin-related transmembrane protein 1 isoform X3, which produces MAPSGSSVVPVVVLLLLLWGVPWTHGRRSDVRVITDKNWKELLEGEWMIEFYAPWCPACQNLQPEWESFAEWGEDLEVNIAKVDVTEQPGLSGRFIITALPTIYHCKDGEFRRYQGPRTKNDFINFVSEKEWKSIEPVSSWFGPGSILMSSMSALFQLSMWIRTCHNYFIEDLGLPVWGSYTVFALATLLSGLLLGLCMIFVADCLCPSKRRRPQPYPSIT; this is translated from the exons ATGGCGCCCTCCGGGAGTTCCGTGGTCCCAGTGGtagtgctgctgctgttgctttGGGGGGTCCCCTGGACCCACGGGCGGCGGAGCGACGTGCGAGTCATCACGGACAAGAACTGGAAAGAGTTGCTGGAAGGAGAGTGGATGATAGAATT TTATGCTCCATGGTGTCCCGCTTGTCAGAATCTTCAACCAGAATGGGAAAGTTTTGCTGAATGGGGAGAAGATCTTGAGGTCAATATTGCAAAAGTAGATGTCACAGAGCAGCCAG GACTAAGTGGACGATTTATCATAACTGCTCTTCCTACTATTTATCA TTGTAAAGATGGTGAATTTAGGCGCTATCAGGGCCCAAGGACTAAGAACGACTTCATAAACTTTGTGAGTGAAAAAGAGTGGAAGAGTATCGAACCTGTTTCATCATGGTTTGGTCCAGGTTCTATTTT gATGAGTAGTATGTCAGCACTCTTTCAGCTGTCTATGTGGATCAGG acTTGCCATAACTATTTTATTGAAGACCTTGGATTGCCAGTTTGGGGATCATATACAGTGTTTGCTTTAGCAACTCTGCTTTCAGGACTATTATTAGGACTT tGCATGATATTTGTGGCAGATTGCCTTTGTCCTTCAAAAAGGCGCAGACCTCAGCCATATCCTTCCA TAACTTGA
- the TMX1 gene encoding thioredoxin-related transmembrane protein 1 isoform X1 produces MAPSGSSVVPVVVLLLLLWGVPWTHGRRSDVRVITDKNWKELLEGEWMIEFYAPWCPACQNLQPEWESFAEWGEDLEVNIAKVDVTEQPGLSGRFIITALPTIYHCKDGEFRRYQGPRTKNDFINFVSEKEWKSIEPVSSWFGPGSILMSSMSALFQLSMWIRTCHNYFIEDLGLPVWGSYTVFALATLLSGLLLGLCMIFVADCLCPSKRRRPQPYPSKKLLPESSQPLKKVEEEQEADEEDVSEEEAESKEGPDKDFAQNAIRQRSVGPSLATDKS; encoded by the exons ATGGCGCCCTCCGGGAGTTCCGTGGTCCCAGTGGtagtgctgctgctgttgctttGGGGGGTCCCCTGGACCCACGGGCGGCGGAGCGACGTGCGAGTCATCACGGACAAGAACTGGAAAGAGTTGCTGGAAGGAGAGTGGATGATAGAATT TTATGCTCCATGGTGTCCCGCTTGTCAGAATCTTCAACCAGAATGGGAAAGTTTTGCTGAATGGGGAGAAGATCTTGAGGTCAATATTGCAAAAGTAGATGTCACAGAGCAGCCAG GACTAAGTGGACGATTTATCATAACTGCTCTTCCTACTATTTATCA TTGTAAAGATGGTGAATTTAGGCGCTATCAGGGCCCAAGGACTAAGAACGACTTCATAAACTTTGTGAGTGAAAAAGAGTGGAAGAGTATCGAACCTGTTTCATCATGGTTTGGTCCAGGTTCTATTTT gATGAGTAGTATGTCAGCACTCTTTCAGCTGTCTATGTGGATCAGG acTTGCCATAACTATTTTATTGAAGACCTTGGATTGCCAGTTTGGGGATCATATACAGTGTTTGCTTTAGCAACTCTGCTTTCAGGACTATTATTAGGACTT tGCATGATATTTGTGGCAGATTGCCTTTGTCCTTCAAAAAGGCGCAGACCTCAGCCATATCCTTCCA aaaaattattacCAGAATCTTCTCAACCTTTGAAAAAAGTGGAGGAGGAACAAGAGGCTGATGAAGAAGATGTTTCAGAAGAGGAAGCTGAAAGCAAAGAAGGACCAGACAAAGACTTTGCACAGAATGCCATAAGACAACGTTCTGTGGGTCCTTCATTGGCCACAGATAAATCCTAG
- the TMX1 gene encoding thioredoxin-related transmembrane protein 1 isoform X2: protein MRTSRSAREGGSEALLRGGGGRCACCRYAPWCPACQNLQPEWESFAEWGEDLEVNIAKVDVTEQPGLSGRFIITALPTIYHCKDGEFRRYQGPRTKNDFINFVSEKEWKSIEPVSSWFGPGSILMSSMSALFQLSMWIRTCHNYFIEDLGLPVWGSYTVFALATLLSGLLLGLCMIFVADCLCPSKRRRPQPYPSKKLLPESSQPLKKVEEEQEADEEDVSEEEAESKEGPDKDFAQNAIRQRSVGPSLATDKS, encoded by the exons ATGCGCACTAGCAGGTCAGCCCGCGAGGGCGGAAGTGAGGCGCTGCTGCGCGGAGGTGGGGGTCGCTGTGCTTGCTGTCG TTATGCTCCATGGTGTCCCGCTTGTCAGAATCTTCAACCAGAATGGGAAAGTTTTGCTGAATGGGGAGAAGATCTTGAGGTCAATATTGCAAAAGTAGATGTCACAGAGCAGCCAG GACTAAGTGGACGATTTATCATAACTGCTCTTCCTACTATTTATCA TTGTAAAGATGGTGAATTTAGGCGCTATCAGGGCCCAAGGACTAAGAACGACTTCATAAACTTTGTGAGTGAAAAAGAGTGGAAGAGTATCGAACCTGTTTCATCATGGTTTGGTCCAGGTTCTATTTT gATGAGTAGTATGTCAGCACTCTTTCAGCTGTCTATGTGGATCAGG acTTGCCATAACTATTTTATTGAAGACCTTGGATTGCCAGTTTGGGGATCATATACAGTGTTTGCTTTAGCAACTCTGCTTTCAGGACTATTATTAGGACTT tGCATGATATTTGTGGCAGATTGCCTTTGTCCTTCAAAAAGGCGCAGACCTCAGCCATATCCTTCCA aaaaattattacCAGAATCTTCTCAACCTTTGAAAAAAGTGGAGGAGGAACAAGAGGCTGATGAAGAAGATGTTTCAGAAGAGGAAGCTGAAAGCAAAGAAGGACCAGACAAAGACTTTGCACAGAATGCCATAAGACAACGTTCTGTGGGTCCTTCATTGGCCACAGATAAATCCTAG